Below is a genomic region from bacterium.
GCGGGTATGCTCTTCTTCAAAGCGTTTGTGATCGGGCTCTCGATCGCGGCCCCTGTCGGTCCGATCGGCGTCTTGTGCATCCGGCGGACGCTGGTCTTCGGCCGCCGCGTCGGCTTCGTCTCGGGGCTCGGCGCCGCGACCGCCGACGCGTTCTACGGCGCGGTCGCCGCCTTCGGGCTCACCGTTCTGTTCCGCTTCTTCGTGCAGAACGCGCGCCCGCTCCACCTGATCGGCGGGGCCTTGCTGCTGCTGATCGGCCTTCGCACGATGCTGGCGCGGCGCGACGTGGCCGTCTCCGCGGATGGGCCGGCC
It encodes:
- a CDS encoding LysE family transporter, which gives rise to MLFFKAFVIGLSIAAPVGPIGVLCIRRTLVFGRRVGFVSGLGAATADAFYGAVAAFGLTVLFRFFVQNARPLHLIGGALLLLIGLRTMLARRDVAVSADGPARSGGLLPAYASTFFLTITNPMTIISFAAVFAVIAPARGLDYGSAAVTVAGVFLGSAAWWLVLSTGVGAVRQAAGVRLLAWVSRLSGGVIAGFGAAQLVERT